From Bradyrhizobium symbiodeficiens, the proteins below share one genomic window:
- a CDS encoding helix-turn-helix transcriptional regulator, whose protein sequence is MSRALAVFHGRFGRATVYQLNRPFNIHAHREGHLIFHVGGMPACIDVSDGHHDLNETSVVAVNPWEPHNFLPADLDGGAIFFVLYVNAEWFAPDASGTHRMRFGRTQFRRTPALDKHIRRTAALVCGAPSLSSLDSELRRLIDVCYDESWQQAEIARDPRANGSVTDFRVRKCIKMMSESPGAEIELDAIARESGLSRPHFYRLFRVQTGVTPNLYLNTLIMEQALEALVASEAPIADIGFDLGFSSQSGFTRFFAANVGMAPTDYRRAAKILRA, encoded by the coding sequence ATGAGCCGTGCGCTCGCCGTCTTCCATGGCCGGTTTGGCCGGGCGACGGTTTATCAGTTGAACCGCCCTTTCAATATCCACGCCCATCGTGAAGGTCATCTGATCTTCCATGTTGGCGGCATGCCCGCATGCATCGACGTCTCCGACGGACACCACGATCTCAACGAGACGTCCGTGGTCGCGGTCAATCCGTGGGAGCCGCACAATTTCCTGCCCGCGGATCTCGACGGCGGCGCGATCTTCTTCGTGCTCTATGTCAACGCCGAATGGTTTGCGCCCGATGCATCCGGCACCCACCGGATGCGTTTCGGCCGCACCCAGTTCCGGCGCACGCCGGCGCTGGACAAGCATATCAGGCGGACCGCCGCGCTCGTGTGCGGCGCACCATCGCTCTCCAGCCTGGATTCCGAGCTGCGGCGGCTGATCGACGTCTGCTACGACGAAAGCTGGCAGCAGGCCGAGATCGCACGTGATCCTCGCGCAAACGGCTCCGTCACCGACTTTCGCGTGCGCAAGTGCATCAAGATGATGTCGGAAAGCCCCGGCGCCGAGATCGAACTCGATGCGATCGCGCGGGAATCCGGCCTGTCGCGGCCGCATTTCTACCGGTTGTTTCGCGTCCAGACCGGCGTGACGCCGAACCTCTATCTCAACACGCTGATCATGGAACAGGCGCTCGAAGCGCTGGTGGCGAGCGAGGCGCCGATCGCCGATATCGGCTTCGATCTCGGCTTCTCCTCCCAGAGCGGCTTCACCCGCTTCTTCGCTGCCAATGTCGGGATGGCGCCGACCGATTATCGTCGCGCAGCCAAGATTTTGCGCGCCTGA
- a CDS encoding branched-chain amino acid ABC transporter permease yields MSRFVERHPAWALISIIAIAVGLWLVFAIWPPGLEEAIGRKRVFLNAVFNGITLGGLYFLVASGFTLIFGLMRNVNLAHGSLYLFGGYVGYAISTATGSWVLGFIVAFILTAMVGVLLQLIVFRRMEGQDLRQTMVTIGLSIVFADLMLWACGGDFYQIQTPNWLIGPMELPLVTAIKSSGEPVYLRYPMVRLVIFAASVVIGVAMWLVLNRTRVGMIVRAGVDDRDILAATGVRIQLVFVAVFAFGAGLAGIAGVVGGTFQSLSPGEDIRFLLASLVVVIVGGMGSIPGAALGALIIGLAEQLGSVYIPTYAIVVTFLIMVLVLAIRPQGLLARR; encoded by the coding sequence ATGAGCCGCTTTGTCGAACGCCATCCGGCCTGGGCGCTGATCTCGATCATCGCCATTGCCGTCGGGCTCTGGCTGGTCTTCGCGATCTGGCCGCCCGGCCTCGAAGAGGCCATCGGCCGCAAGCGCGTCTTCCTCAACGCGGTCTTCAACGGCATCACGCTCGGAGGCCTCTACTTCCTCGTCGCCAGTGGCTTCACGCTGATCTTCGGCCTGATGCGCAACGTCAACCTCGCGCACGGCTCGCTCTATCTGTTCGGCGGCTATGTCGGCTACGCCATCAGCACGGCAACCGGCTCCTGGGTGCTCGGCTTCATCGTCGCCTTCATCCTCACCGCCATGGTCGGCGTCCTGCTCCAGTTGATCGTGTTCCGCCGGATGGAGGGACAGGATCTCAGGCAGACCATGGTGACGATCGGGCTTTCGATCGTGTTCGCCGACCTCATGCTGTGGGCCTGCGGCGGCGACTTCTACCAGATCCAGACACCGAACTGGCTGATCGGCCCTATGGAGCTGCCGCTGGTCACGGCGATCAAGTCCTCGGGCGAACCGGTCTATCTCAGATATCCCATGGTCCGGCTCGTGATCTTCGCCGCTTCCGTGGTCATCGGCGTTGCGATGTGGCTTGTTCTCAATCGCACCCGGGTCGGCATGATCGTCCGCGCCGGCGTCGACGATCGCGATATCCTCGCGGCGACCGGGGTGCGCATCCAGCTCGTCTTCGTGGCGGTGTTTGCGTTCGGCGCGGGACTTGCCGGCATCGCCGGCGTCGTCGGCGGCACCTTCCAATCCCTGTCGCCGGGCGAGGACATCCGCTTCCTGCTCGCCTCCCTCGTCGTCGTGATCGTGGGCGGCATGGGCTCGATCCCCGGCGCGGCGCTCGGCGCGCTGATCATCGGCCTCGCCGAGCAGCTCGGCTCGGTCTACATCCCCACCTATGCCATCGTCGTGACCTTCCTGATCATGGTGCTGGTGCTGGCGATCCGGCCGCAAGGCCTGTTGGCGAGGCGCTGA
- a CDS encoding branched-chain amino acid ABC transporter permease, translating into MSLAHDSRITVRPAALAQRPARIWPEINHPAAWIVAVILLIMPLIANGFFLIEIFASTLILGTMALSLMFLAGYGGMVSLMQLTIAGFSAYMVAVFGVSGNANISLGWPWWLAVPMALALATAFGTLGGALAVRTEGIYTIMITLAIGAAFYYFTNQNWAIFNGHTGINTVATPHFWGVNWRADIPFYYIVLAVAALCYFAVEYLSRAPFGLALQGVRDNPRRMAALGFNVNAHRVAAYAFASFIAALAGVLQVWNYRQISPGSVSVGACIDVLIIAVVGGITRPIGPFIGALIFVLLRTFALDFLVRIGLDGNRFRLLIGLGFLAIVFWSSDGVIGLWQRWRQHRGADRSGGGRRHG; encoded by the coding sequence ATGTCGCTCGCCCACGATAGCCGCATCACCGTACGGCCCGCCGCATTGGCGCAGCGCCCGGCGCGCATATGGCCTGAGATCAACCATCCCGCGGCCTGGATCGTCGCGGTCATTCTCCTGATCATGCCGCTGATCGCCAACGGCTTCTTCCTGATCGAGATCTTCGCTTCCACCTTGATCCTCGGCACCATGGCGCTGAGCCTGATGTTCCTCGCCGGCTACGGCGGCATGGTCAGCCTGATGCAGCTCACCATCGCGGGCTTCTCGGCCTACATGGTCGCCGTGTTCGGCGTCAGCGGCAACGCCAATATCAGCCTGGGCTGGCCGTGGTGGCTGGCGGTTCCCATGGCGCTGGCGCTGGCGACCGCCTTCGGCACGCTCGGCGGCGCGCTCGCGGTACGCACCGAAGGCATCTACACCATCATGATCACGCTCGCGATCGGAGCTGCCTTCTACTATTTCACCAACCAGAACTGGGCGATCTTCAACGGCCATACCGGCATCAACACCGTGGCCACACCGCACTTCTGGGGCGTGAACTGGCGCGCCGACATTCCCTTCTATTACATCGTGCTCGCGGTCGCCGCGCTCTGCTATTTCGCCGTCGAATATCTCTCGCGCGCCCCGTTTGGCCTTGCGCTGCAGGGCGTGCGCGACAATCCCAGGCGCATGGCCGCACTCGGCTTCAACGTCAACGCGCACCGGGTCGCCGCCTATGCCTTCGCCTCCTTCATCGCGGCGCTCGCCGGCGTCCTCCAGGTCTGGAACTACCGCCAGATCTCGCCGGGCTCCGTCAGCGTCGGCGCCTGCATCGACGTGCTGATCATCGCCGTCGTGGGCGGCATCACGCGCCCGATCGGTCCCTTCATCGGCGCGCTGATCTTCGTGCTGCTGCGCACCTTCGCGCTCGATTTCCTGGTCAGGATCGGTCTCGACGGCAACCGATTCCGGCTTTTGATCGGACTCGGCTTCCTCGCCATCGTGTTCTGGTCCTCGGACGGCGTCATCGGGCTGTGGCAGCGCTGGCGCCAGCACCGCGGCGCCGACCGATCCGGTGGAGGGCGTCGCCATGGATAG
- a CDS encoding ABC transporter ATP-binding protein: MDSVAQRLSAVGAGAALELRGVTRLFGALAALTDVTITVRPGERRAVLGSNGAGKTTLFNCITGDFPPSSGTIRFFGEDVTHFPPYERIRRGLRRTYQISALFPGLTVQDNVYLACRGVSRGRFSFLRPGQNDALMHAADNLVQAVHLSAVKDQRVAELAHGQQRQLEIALALAGAPRFVLFDEPAAGLSPTERAELIEILTSLPAHIGYIIIEHDMDVALRVVESVTMMHNGRVFKEGVPQEIQSDPEVQELYLGGGHE; encoded by the coding sequence ATGGATAGCGTCGCCCAGCGCCTCTCGGCCGTCGGCGCCGGCGCCGCGCTGGAGCTGCGCGGCGTGACGCGGCTGTTCGGCGCGCTCGCCGCGCTCACCGACGTCACCATCACCGTGCGTCCCGGCGAACGCCGCGCCGTGCTCGGCTCCAACGGCGCCGGCAAGACCACGCTGTTCAACTGCATCACCGGCGACTTCCCGCCCTCCTCCGGCACGATCCGCTTCTTCGGCGAGGACGTCACGCATTTCCCGCCCTATGAACGCATCCGCCGCGGGCTGCGCCGGACCTACCAGATCTCCGCGCTGTTCCCCGGCCTCACCGTGCAGGACAATGTCTATCTCGCCTGCCGCGGCGTCTCGCGCGGTCGCTTCTCGTTCCTGCGTCCGGGACAGAACGATGCCCTGATGCACGCAGCCGACAATCTGGTCCAGGCCGTGCATCTGTCCGCCGTCAAGGACCAGCGCGTCGCCGAACTCGCGCACGGCCAGCAGCGCCAGCTCGAGATCGCGCTCGCGCTCGCCGGCGCGCCCCGCTTCGTGCTGTTCGACGAGCCGGCCGCGGGCCTGTCGCCGACCGAGCGTGCCGAGCTGATCGAGATCCTGACCTCGCTGCCGGCGCATATCGGCTACATCATCATCGAGCACGACATGGACGTGGCGCTGCGCGTCGTCGAGAGCGTCACGATGATGCACAACGGCCGCGTCTTCAAGGAAGGCGTGCCGCAGGAGATCCAGTCGGATCCGGAAGTGCAGGAGCTTTATCTCGGAGGCGGCCATGAATGA